A genomic stretch from Scomber scombrus chromosome 8, fScoSco1.1, whole genome shotgun sequence includes:
- the adgrl4 gene encoding adhesion G protein-coupled receptor L4, with protein sequence MESLLKSPMKLVLLTAWLSSLMDPCSLSDICSSCNKLATCKSINGSKEACYCNQGYTGDGTTFCNDDDECQNATDICGGKAKCTNTPGSYYCTCLPGYTSTGLAKFQTNDGTECIDTDECKEGQACGPNSHCHNTNGSFYCTCQRDYIPTLGTKHFNPERGVKCKEHPQKYCHDNIGCITRTVNKTLEYMSNLTEPESLLKEIADQTSGDLTSVEVIAYVEALRQSASTLSAGENDYIVKPSVINSTLSKLVKVVNNLVEKDELVAWSRIKEERRENTITKLLHTVEESALTLANNYKTPTELEIKATQMELKLFTFDARDTKNKLSASMGGDHINLTPKLRPGESRNGTVSVVFVHYDSIGDILKPSSDPGVTDYSRYAGTGEITVNSQVIAAAIKPADVYQLDHVTFTLRHNEPIDTKADVMKCAFWEYEPDSLQGHWATHGCKTVHVNSNATSCSCNHLTHFAILMSSGRANLVAHYTILTRITQLGMIISLICLSMCIFTFWFFSEIQSTRTTIHKNLCCSLFMAEFIFLVGINMNTHKLFCSVIAGLLHYFFLAAFAWMCIEGIHLYLIVVGVIYNKGFLHRNFYIFGYGSPAVVVAISATLGSQYYGTDKVCWLSTENNFIWSFIGPACLIILVNLLAFGVIIYKVYRHTAVKKPEISHYENIRSCARGALALLFVLGATWTFGVLHILNETTLTAYLFTITNAFQGMFIFIFLCVLSRKIQEEYYRLFKNVPCCFECLR encoded by the exons ATGGAGTCTTTGCTCAAGTCACCAATGAAACTTGTACTTTTGACAG CATGGCTCTCCAGTCTGATGGACCCATGCAGCCTCTCTGACATTTGTAGTAGTTGTAACAAACTTGCGACATGCAAGTCCATCAATGGATCAAAAGAGGCCTGCTACTGTAACCAAGGATATACTGGAGATGGAACAACATTTTGCAATG ACGACGACGAGTGCCAGAATGCGACTGATATCTGCGGGGGCAAAGCAAAGTGCACCAACACGCCGGGCAGCTACTACTGTACGTGTTTGCCTGGATACACATCGACAGGACTGGCCAAGTTCCAGACAAACGATGGCACTGAGTGCATCG ACACTGATGAATGCAAGGAAGGACAGGCCTGTGGACCAAACTCCCACTGCCATAATACGAATGGATCTTTCTATTGCACCTGTCAGCGTGATTACATCCCAACTTTGGGCACTAAGCATTTTAATCCAGAGAGAGGTGTAAAATGTAAAG AGCATCCTCAAAAATACTGCCATGACAACATTGGGTGCATCACGCGGACTGTCAACAAAACACTTGAATAT ATGAGCAACCTCACAGAGCCCGAGAGCCTGCTGAAGGAAATTGCTGACCAGACATCCGGTGATCTCACGTCAGTGGAAGTGATTGCATATGTTGAGGCCTTGCGTCAATCTGCATCAACGCTTTCTGCCGGAGAAAATGATTACATTGTCAAACCATCCGTCATCAACTCAACTCTCTCA AAATTAGTAAAAGTGGTAAACAACTTGGTGGAGAAGGATGAACTGGTGGCTTGGAGCAGAATCAAAGAAGAGCGCAGGGAAAATACCATCACCAAGCTGCTCCACACTGTCGAGGAAAGTGCTCTGACGTTGGCCAACAACTACAAAACTCCAACCGAGCTCGAAATCAAAGCTACACAAATGG AATTGAAACTCTTCACCTTTGATGCCCgtgacacaaaaaacaaattgtCTGCTTCCATGGGAGGAGATCATATTAATCTAACTCCGAAGCTGAGACCAGGGGAGAGCAGAAATG GAACTGTGTCAGTGGTGTTTGTGCACTATGACAGCATCGGTGACATCCTGAAGCCGAGCAGCGACCCAGGTGTCACTGACTACTCGCGGTATGCAGGAACAGGGGAAATCACTGTCAACTCCCAAGTCATAGCAGCGGCCATCAAACCTGCTGACGTCTACCAACTTGACCATGTCACCTTCACTCTGAGACACAACGAG CCCATAGACACTAAAGCTGATGTGATGAAGTGCGCCTTCTGGGAGTATGAGCCGGACAGCCTGCAGGGCCACTGGGCCACTCACGGCTGCAAGACCGTCCACGTCAACAGCAATGCAACCAGCTGCTCCTGCAATCACCTCACACATTTTGCCATCCTCATGTCCTCTGGGCGAGCCAAT CTGGTGGCCCACTATACCATCCTGACCCGGATCACCCAGCTGGGGATGATCATCTCcctcatctgtctgtccatgtgCATCTTTACCTTCTGGTTCTTCAGCGAGATCCAGAGCACCAGGACCACTATCCACAAGAACCTGTGCTGCAGTCTCTTCATGGCCGAGTTCATCTTTCTGGTGGGgatcaacatgaacacacataag CTTTTCTGCTCTGTTATTGCAGGGCTGCTGCATTATTTCTTCCTCGCGGCCTTTGCCTGGATGTGCATCGAGGGCATCCATCTGTACTTAATAGTGGTTGGCGTCATCTACAACAAAGGCTTCCTGCACCGTAACTTTTACATCTTCGGCTATGGAAGCCCAGCAGTGGTGGTGGCCATCTCTGCGACACTCGGCTCTCAGTATTACGGCACTGATAAAGT gTGTTGGCTGAGCACAGAAAACAACTTCATATGGAGTTTCATCGGGCCTGCATGTTTGATCATTCTG GTTAATCTCTTGGCTTTCGGAGTAATCATCTACAAAGTGTACCGGCATACTGCTGTGAAAAAACCTGAAATCAGCCACTATGAAAACATCAG GTCCTGTGCCCGCGGTGCCTTGGCGCTGCTGTTCGTGCTGGGTGCCACCTGGACTTTTGGAGTGCTGCACATTCTCAATGAGACCACCCTCACTGCCTATCTGTTCACCATCACCAATGCCTTCCAGGGGATGTTCATCTTCATATTCCTCTGCGTGTTGTCCAGAAAG ATTCAGGAGGAGTACTACAGGCTTTTCAAAAATGTGCCATGTTGTTTTGAATGCCTGAGATGA